The genomic window AAATGTTTGCCGCTGGGATTCAAAGGAGCATGCCACATCCAAGGATAACAAAGATGGATCCTCAGGTGGTTCTCTCATCCAACAGAAGGTCCAGCAACACCTGGAGAAGTTTTTCGCTATGCGGCAGGTGTTTGCTGAGCATCGTGGGAACAGTCTAGAGGACGGAGAGGTCACAGAGGAAGACACCTCTCCAGCTACATCTGAGGTGATAGTTACACCTGGTTCTCAGGAGAGCACCAAATCAGCCAACAAAGCCAAGAAACCAGTTGCCATGCCATTCATGAACAAGCTGAAGTTGGTGTGGAAGAGCCACTTTGGCAGAAAGCATAGCAAGAAGGTCAAAAGGACTTCTGATAGACACCTGAGCTCCAGTCCTGAGGAGCAGTCTATGGATGAAGAGGACACCATAGAGAGTGTGAGAGAACAAGAAGCCTCCATCAGCTTGTTTCTGTCAACCAAACAGGTGGATGAAGTTCCTAAGCCAAAGAGTGAACTTCTGGCTGAAACTCAAACCAATTTCCAGGAGGAGATGAGACACGATGAGGTTCTAAGGGCTGCTGCCGACACTGAGGGGGAGGTGTTTACCCCTGACCTGGTAGACAGCTGCTCTCAGGCCTTTGAAAAAGCCTCCAGTCAGACTTCCCTGGTGCAGACAATTCAAGTCTTGCCCATCAAAGACCAGGAAGATATTGACACAACTAAGGTTGATGGACAGACCATAAAAAAACCTCTAGAgtcagaaaaagagggagaagataaAGAGAGCAAGGAAATCAGGATCCCAGAGACAGGATCATCCTCCAGACTCTCCAGCAGGTCAGAGGAGAGCAAGAAGGCAGCTTCCTCTGCTTCCCCTCCCCGCATCCCCCCAGCCATCTATGAGGCAGCAAACATGATTGTCAGCCAAG from Lates calcarifer isolate ASB-BC8 linkage group LG5, TLL_Latcal_v3, whole genome shotgun sequence includes these protein-coding regions:
- the LOC108875888 gene encoding uncharacterized protein LOC108875888, which translates into the protein MRQVFAEHRGNSLEDGEVTEEDTSPATSEVIVTPGSQESTKSANKAKKPVAMPFMNKLKLVWKSHFGRKHSKKVKRTSDRHLSSSPEEQSMDEEDTIESVREQEASISLFLSTKQVDEVPKPKSELLAETQTNFQEEMRHDEVLRAAADTEGEVFTPDLVDSCSQAFEKASSQTSLVQTIQVLPIKDQEDIDTTKVDGQTIKKPLESEKEGEDKESKEIRIPETGSSSRLSSRSEESKKAASSASPPRIPPAIYEAANMIVSQVIEQAIRILESEAKTKRSASTTIFKTLKTAWKKRFGKRQRNKVAPASQDEAQAESFGLEELFAEPVGLKPAEDDRTGPSEEDGCTVVSQGGNEAAADQTVVMNSTTMSLMIMRFFQGLTEEQWREVSEGVFNRDVKEKLIDMCVDVLKFTSDSVIKNVFGVTRSVIHHIRHPHPEDLP